CCCTCGGCCAGGATGAGCGGGCGGCGCGGCGCGGCGGGCGGGACGGGGTGCACGTGCGACATGGCGGGGTCCGCGCGGGTCAGCGCCGCTGTTCGACGTCGAGGCGGTGCTCGATGGCGCCCGAGATCTGGGTCAGGATGGTGGTGAGCACGAGGTAGATGGAGGCGGTCGCGATGAACACCGGCACCGGTTGGAAGGTGGCCGCCTGCACCCGGTTGCCGATGTTGGAGAGCTCCACCACCCCGATCACGTAGGCGAGCGACGAGTCCTTGAGGAGCGCCACCACGTTGTTCACGAGCGGTGGGAGCGCGATCTTGAAGCTCTGCGGGAAGACCACGTCGGTGAAGGTCTGGAGCGGCGAGAGGCCGAGGGAGCGCGCCGCCTCGGTCTGGCCCCTGGGGACGGCCAGGATCCCGGCCCGGATGGCCTCGGCGTTGTAGGCGCCCACGTTCACCGCCAGCGCCATCGCCGCGGAGTTGAAGTCGGAGAGCCGGAGCCCCGGCGCGAGCATGGGCAGGGCGAGGAAGACGAACAGCACCTGCACCAGCAGCGGCGTGCCCCGGACCGCCCACACGTAGAGGTCGGCCGCCCAGCGCACCGGCGGGAAGGCGGCGAGCTTGGCCACCGCGGCCACCAGGCCGATCGCGATCCCCAGCACGCCGGCGACGAGCGTCAGCCAGACCGTGACGCGGGTCCCCTCGGCGAACTCCTGCGCCGCGGGCCCGATCGGCTCGGGCAGGAGCGCGAGCGGCCTCGCGATGAACAGCATGACGAGGACCAGCAGCGCGCTCGCCGCCGCGATGGTAGCGGTGCTGCGCTGCTGGCGCGTCCAGCCCCGGGGCCAGAGCGAGAGCACGTTCATGGCCGTCGCGGGCCGGCGTCGTGGCGTCCGCTCACCGGCAGCGGACGTCCTCGTTCATGTACTTCTTCGAGATGGCCTCGTAGGTGCCGTCGGCCATGATCTCGGCCAGCGCCTTGTCGATCGCCTTCTCGAGCGAGGTGTTGCCCTTCTTCACGGCGCTCGCGATGCGCTCCACGAAGACGAAGTCGCCCATCTTGAGGCCGGCGGCCGGGTTCGACTCCAGCGCCGCCTTGGCGACGAAGCGGTCGGAGACCCACGCGTCGACGCGCCCGGCCACCAGCGCGGCGCGGGCGTCGGTGTCCTTGGGGAAGTTCTTCACCTCCTTCACGCCCGGGACCTTCTGGACGTGCTCGAGGTAGGTGGTCCCCGTCTGCACGGCGACGATCTTGCCCGCCAGGTCCTTGACCGTGCGGATGGCGGGATCCTTCGCCACGATGACCCCGCCCGAGCAGTAGTGCGGGTTCGTGAAGGTCACCGCCTTGGCGCGCTCCTCGGTGATGCCGAAGGAGGCGATCACCATGTCCCAGCGGTCCTGCCGCAGCCCGGCCAGGAGCGCGTCGAAGGAGAGGGCGCGCCACTCGATGCCCACGCCCATCTTCTTGGCCAGCGCCTCGGCCACGTCGATCTCGAAGCCGGTCAGGGTGGGGCCGCGGAAGAAGTTGAAGGGGGGGAAGGCGCCTTCGCTGGCGACGATGATCTTCCCGTCCTTCTTGATCTCCTCGAAGGTGCGGGCCTCGGCGCGCACCGCCACCAGGGCCAGGGTCAGGGCGAGGAGCTTGGTCGTCTTCATCGTGTTCCCTTCTCGAGCGGCGGGGATCCGGCCGTCCCTGGGCTGCGTGGTTTCGGCGACGGCGGCGCGAAGGGTTGGGAGCGCAGGCGCAGGGGAGCGCGTCGGGCCTCTTCGCGCAGCGCTTCGCCGCGCGCCCCTTCCGGGTAGCGCTTGGTAGCCCGCCGGGGACGCGGTTGTCAATCGCTCGAGGCTTGGGCCGGGCGACGCCCAGCGGCGGTCCCCGCTCCGCTCAGCGCGGCTCCCCGTCGCGCGCCGCCTCGTCGAGCTGCCGGAAGGCCTCGAGCAGGGCCGCCTGCGGGTCCACCGCCACCGGGACCGCCTGCGCCACCGCGCCGTCGCCGTCGCGGCTCAACGTGAACTCGCCGTCCTCCCAGCGCACGAGCTGCTTCACCGCGTGCTGGATCTGCCGCGTCACCGCGTGCTCCACCGCCTCCGGGTCGACCAGGCCCGCGCGCACGAGCAGCTCGCCCACCGGGACGCGCGCCTCGGTCGCCCGGGCCGCCACCGCCTCCACCGCGGCGGGCGAGAGCTTCCGGTCGTAGGCGAGCACCTGGCCCAGCCGCGGCATGCCGGGGACTGTGGCGCCGACGATCTTGCCGTCGCGGAAGCGCAGCGCCGCGAGCCCGGCGCCGCCCCGGAACGCGAGCAGGCCGGAGCGGCGGCTGCCGCGCATGAACTCGAGGAGCTCCGGGACCGGCAGCGCCGAGAGCGTGCCGGCCAGGGACGCCGGCGGCCGGGGCTGCGCGGCCACCCGAGCCGATGGAGCCGAGGGGGCCGCGCCGCGCGCGGGCTGCGCGGTCACCCGGTGCAGCACGGGGATGGAGGGTTCGTCGTCGAGGCTCATGGAGCGATCGCGGGACCGCGCACCGATCGCGAGTTGCACGTAGGATGCCGCCGGCCCACCGGCGCGAACCTCCTGCATTCGCAGCACAGTCCCGCTCGGGCGTCGCGCGATCGCGCGACGCATTGCCTCACCCCTCAGGTCGGCCAGGACTCCCGGACGGCAGCGCGGCCGCGCTTCCGTCGGGACCACCGGCTCGCGGCCACGG
The genomic region above belongs to Anaeromyxobacter diazotrophicus and contains:
- a CDS encoding DUF4388 domain-containing protein, which encodes MSLDDEPSIPVLHRVTAQPARGAAPSAPSARVAAQPRPPASLAGTLSALPVPELLEFMRGSRRSGLLAFRGGAGLAALRFRDGKIVGATVPGMPRLGQVLAYDRKLSPAAVEAVAARATEARVPVGELLVRAGLVDPEAVEHAVTRQIQHAVKQLVRWEDGEFTLSRDGDGAVAQAVPVAVDPQAALLEAFRQLDEAARDGEPR
- a CDS encoding ABC transporter substrate-binding protein, with the protein product MKTTKLLALTLALVAVRAEARTFEEIKKDGKIIVASEGAFPPFNFFRGPTLTGFEIDVAEALAKKMGVGIEWRALSFDALLAGLRQDRWDMVIASFGITEERAKAVTFTNPHYCSGGVIVAKDPAIRTVKDLAGKIVAVQTGTTYLEHVQKVPGVKEVKNFPKDTDARAALVAGRVDAWVSDRFVAKAALESNPAAGLKMGDFVFVERIASAVKKGNTSLEKAIDKALAEIMADGTYEAISKKYMNEDVRCR
- a CDS encoding amino acid ABC transporter permease yields the protein MNVLSLWPRGWTRQQRSTATIAAASALLVLVMLFIARPLALLPEPIGPAAQEFAEGTRVTVWLTLVAGVLGIAIGLVAAVAKLAAFPPVRWAADLYVWAVRGTPLLVQVLFVFLALPMLAPGLRLSDFNSAAMALAVNVGAYNAEAIRAGILAVPRGQTEAARSLGLSPLQTFTDVVFPQSFKIALPPLVNNVVALLKDSSLAYVIGVVELSNIGNRVQAATFQPVPVFIATASIYLVLTTILTQISGAIEHRLDVEQRR